A genomic segment from Microbacterium sp. SORGH_AS_0428 encodes:
- a CDS encoding choice-of-anchor G family protein, giving the protein MNTRKLVPLSIAASAALLIPSSITATSASWTDAEWVHADDVGTSSLICGQDTGFESTSYGRFLSGSLLGTSLDPVADLEQMTLALDEDGADISPADAADLGSMPPSSYVYANPFDLSLLSIVGVNLTGFSVPLPGAALGAANQYARVDTFGSAAGASGLINNSGAVQVSGTTPPADLPSPATVRIGQLLPPIAGIADAQLQVGAVAASSVLDGCAALREQLWGIAPSAPIVTRAYGIAGLGLRLDSPAVSALVTNVNSGVSSIQTAVDSLTGSSGVLSNTLGAGLDLALPAVLTTSIGGAVTITGLNLASSVSTLLTTPLTDGVVTVDLQSGLIDVDLDALLPSLNNAAPNTEIVLNNTVLNPIVTRVGTLLDNWSSQVVAAVTAAVRAATVTIDLDAVVAAPGVTVPSVPPLPPLVLPGLNVLNVGIDFTGTIGAVLDGTAAFTVSAAAAGVTGPINTLLAALGLPTVSSLVSTVTALGPTLVTAAANSITTTVLAAITTLGTTLSTAVNAVLTALGSVVNALPSVLSIMVNVQPDQANAPPGVGYAAAGPESTAQYRVSALRLGFAPFATPASIATVTLGTASAGPVAAP; this is encoded by the coding sequence ATGAACACGCGGAAACTGGTGCCGTTGTCGATCGCTGCGTCGGCCGCTCTTCTGATTCCTTCGAGCATCACCGCGACGTCGGCGTCGTGGACGGACGCCGAGTGGGTCCACGCGGACGACGTCGGCACGTCGTCGCTGATCTGCGGTCAGGACACCGGGTTCGAATCGACCTCCTACGGACGCTTCCTGTCGGGAAGCCTTCTCGGAACGAGCCTCGATCCGGTGGCCGATCTCGAGCAGATGACACTGGCGCTCGACGAGGACGGGGCGGACATCTCGCCCGCGGATGCAGCCGATCTCGGCTCCATGCCCCCCTCGAGCTACGTTTACGCCAATCCCTTCGACCTCTCGCTGCTGAGCATCGTCGGTGTGAATCTGACGGGATTCTCCGTCCCGCTCCCCGGGGCCGCGCTCGGCGCGGCGAATCAGTATGCCCGCGTCGACACTTTCGGTTCGGCCGCGGGGGCGTCCGGTCTGATCAACAACTCCGGCGCCGTCCAGGTGTCGGGTACGACGCCTCCCGCGGATCTGCCGTCGCCCGCCACGGTGCGCATCGGGCAGTTGCTCCCGCCGATCGCGGGCATCGCCGACGCCCAACTGCAGGTGGGGGCCGTGGCGGCCAGCTCTGTGCTCGACGGCTGCGCGGCGCTGCGGGAGCAGCTGTGGGGGATCGCGCCCTCCGCGCCGATCGTGACGCGTGCATACGGCATCGCCGGGCTGGGGCTGCGACTGGATTCGCCGGCGGTTTCGGCGCTCGTGACGAACGTCAACTCGGGTGTCAGCTCGATACAGACGGCAGTGGATTCACTGACGGGATCGTCGGGAGTGCTGTCGAACACCCTCGGTGCAGGACTCGATCTGGCGCTGCCGGCCGTGCTCACCACATCCATCGGTGGCGCGGTGACCATCACGGGCTTGAACCTCGCGAGCTCCGTGAGCACCTTGCTCACGACGCCCCTCACCGATGGTGTCGTGACGGTCGATCTGCAGTCCGGCCTGATCGATGTCGATCTGGATGCGCTGCTGCCCTCGCTGAACAACGCGGCACCCAACACCGAGATCGTGCTGAACAACACGGTCCTCAACCCCATCGTGACCAGAGTCGGCACTCTCCTGGACAACTGGAGTTCGCAGGTCGTCGCCGCCGTGACCGCCGCCGTGCGTGCCGCCACTGTGACCATCGATCTGGATGCCGTCGTCGCAGCGCCGGGGGTCACCGTCCCCTCGGTTCCGCCTCTTCCTCCCCTGGTGCTGCCCGGCCTGAACGTGCTCAACGTGGGCATCGACTTCACAGGAACGATCGGAGCCGTGCTGGACGGCACGGCGGCCTTCACGGTGTCCGCCGCTGCGGCGGGCGTGACAGGGCCGATCAACACGCTTCTCGCCGCATTGGGGCTGCCGACGGTGTCCTCGCTCGTCTCCACCGTGACGGCGCTCGGGCCGACGTTGGTGACAGCAGCGGCGAATTCGATCACGACTACGGTGCTCGCCGCGATCACGACGCTGGGCACCACGCTCTCCACCGCGGTGAACGCCGTCCTCACGGCGTTGGGGAGTGTCGTCAATGCGCTGCCCTCCGTGTTGTCGATCATGGTCAACGTGCAGCCCGACCAGGCGAACGCCCCTCCGGGCGTCGGCTACGCCGCCGCGGGACCCGAGTCGACAGCGCAGTACCGCGTCTCAGCCCTGCGCCTCGGGTTCGCGCCGTTCGCCACCCCCGCGAGCATCGCGACCGTCACCCTGGGCACGGCATCGGCGGGACCGGTGGCCGCTCCCTGA
- a CDS encoding signal peptidase I — protein MTTAPRRSRATLIASAGDDGAGAEPAGSSPERPRRFRDALLAALGVLGALTLLWLAVSSILSLSVIVFVTGSMSPTMPTGAAAVVQRVAAAELKVGDVVTVLKEDGVTPVTHRIVEIDDVAGRPSARELTLRGDANSFVDSARYIVEEAPRVLVSTPYAGWVIIWAKSPLVSIVLAIGLAAAIAWVLWPSASRPPRGDPDAAVIRD, from the coding sequence ATGACGACCGCACCCCGTCGCTCACGCGCGACACTCATTGCCTCCGCCGGCGACGACGGGGCCGGGGCGGAGCCTGCGGGCTCCTCCCCGGAGCGGCCGCGCCGCTTCCGTGATGCCCTGCTCGCCGCTCTCGGCGTCCTCGGCGCTCTCACGCTGCTTTGGCTCGCGGTGTCCTCGATCCTGTCGCTGTCGGTCATCGTCTTCGTCACGGGGTCGATGAGTCCCACGATGCCCACGGGAGCCGCTGCGGTGGTGCAGCGCGTCGCCGCCGCCGAGCTGAAGGTCGGCGACGTCGTGACGGTCCTGAAGGAGGACGGCGTGACGCCGGTCACCCACCGCATCGTCGAGATCGACGACGTCGCGGGACGGCCGTCCGCGCGGGAGCTCACCCTCCGCGGAGACGCGAACTCGTTCGTGGACTCCGCGCGCTACATCGTCGAGGAGGCGCCGCGCGTCCTGGTCTCCACCCCGTACGCAGGGTGGGTCATCATCTGGGCCAAGTCGCCTCTCGTCAGCATCGTCCTGGCCATCGGTCTCGCCGCGGCGATCGCCTGGGTGTTGTGGCCCTCCGCATCCCGTCCGCCGCGCGGAGATCCGGATGCGGCCGTCATTCGAGACTGA
- a CDS encoding SipW-dependent-type signal peptide-containing protein → MQTQDKRSHTRRKVFAITAGAAALGLGVTATVAAWTDTEWVFGGDGAGGPGVGTSTFSVQQNTVAPFGAGTWTDEADNPGGEIVFENTGIDATALTPGDSVYAQVALRTSTTSVAGDVDLQPAVPAAGVAADDPAGLLFAALDVRVVTDDAAFTCDASAFSGAPGAPALIADGPLATTGGSAAQALAAAAGSVQYYCFEVTLPDPVPLAGGTTIDDYMGLSIAPAWEFQAES, encoded by the coding sequence ATGCAGACGCAAGACAAGCGCAGCCACACGCGGCGCAAGGTGTTCGCGATCACGGCGGGAGCGGCGGCCCTCGGGCTCGGCGTCACCGCGACTGTCGCGGCGTGGACGGACACCGAGTGGGTGTTCGGCGGCGATGGAGCGGGTGGTCCGGGCGTGGGGACATCGACCTTCTCCGTCCAGCAGAACACCGTCGCGCCGTTCGGGGCGGGCACCTGGACCGATGAGGCGGACAACCCGGGCGGTGAGATCGTCTTCGAGAACACCGGCATCGACGCGACAGCGCTCACGCCCGGAGACAGCGTGTACGCGCAGGTGGCTTTGCGCACGTCCACGACATCCGTCGCCGGCGACGTCGACCTACAGCCGGCCGTTCCGGCCGCAGGCGTCGCCGCGGACGATCCGGCAGGACTCCTGTTCGCGGCGCTGGACGTTCGCGTCGTGACGGACGACGCCGCCTTCACCTGTGACGCCTCGGCCTTCAGCGGCGCCCCCGGTGCGCCCGCCCTCATCGCCGACGGCCCGCTCGCCACCACCGGCGGTTCTGCCGCGCAGGCTCTGGCAGCGGCCGCGGGCTCCGTCCAGTACTACTGCTTCGAGGTCACCCTGCCCGACCCGGTTCCGCTGGCCGGCGGCACGACGATCGACGACTACATGGGCCTGTCGATCGCGCCCGCCTGGGAGTTCCAGGCCGAGTCCTGA
- a CDS encoding LuxR C-terminal-related transcriptional regulator, producing the protein MRDETADEAASGPDSGDRRELQEAAESIEAGVSVVVAGPLGTGKTVLTRRLGERLTERGCQPLFLHPAPLPGEAPFEALDAANDERAELVRRGATPAGTVVLVDDAQDLDEASVTALSRAVYARRAVVLFALSVPRVADAAGAGVATTTILDLWLRGFAQRIDLTPVSERRARIIVDRLSRGLLDRITTEAIVWQGNGSRTLLRELTRTAVAAVESDVDPLEAIRSAPAQGGLSAATDAHIRELDVDRMRTLVLIDRAPGLPYGDAVRCVGRSSLDGLLASGFLTEDGSAMRRLHAVTPLARAAARRLGGEYAIALADRSVADLLPRAGEPVDEALANAVASQLFLHPHAAAALASETREEVLVGAARSANDHEDYGIAAAYAALGLEGGDSERLRVEHFYARTMLADAVSAPRSVGGLSGAARVRAAMLRTRLATRSRHAPAEELERALADTIAGAESSAGEHLEHQLLEAQRATAEMRWEDGVRAAEAVITDAPAEVGVRVRALMTLVVTTAMRGDGGATRRELERVRLVLDTDHDGPVDGIARASLLCGALMAAQIVGEDPSPLGPHIAELRRLAVRTGCRRLTALTGLATSLALALDADTDAAVTELRMARRRLHPAPQDPLVPFLKLCIAYLLALRGRADVAEEILARIGAVWGTASPVLEQSFAATESVVSLVAGRTNLARDAARRALELSSRLDAPPVRVRDLYRAIVLGIEPDRMRHEITAAAAESDAAIVESLVLLALGSDEGNTTDALELLRRTVAWAGSTPGSSGPTTAPAMSSTKRTLAVLTRREREIAHLIDEGMSNREIASRLFLSVRTVESHIFQARRKIGARTRRELGRFVTRGLSPQNDRWRAAPTA; encoded by the coding sequence GTGCGAGACGAGACAGCGGATGAGGCCGCATCCGGACCGGACTCCGGGGATCGGCGAGAACTGCAGGAGGCGGCGGAATCGATCGAGGCCGGGGTCAGCGTCGTCGTCGCCGGCCCGCTCGGCACCGGGAAGACCGTGCTGACGCGTCGACTGGGGGAACGCCTGACCGAGCGAGGCTGCCAGCCGTTGTTCCTTCACCCCGCCCCTCTTCCCGGCGAGGCTCCCTTCGAGGCGCTCGATGCGGCGAACGACGAGCGGGCTGAACTCGTCCGCCGCGGCGCAACGCCCGCGGGCACCGTCGTGCTGGTCGACGATGCACAGGATCTGGACGAGGCATCGGTGACGGCCCTGTCCCGCGCCGTCTACGCACGGCGAGCAGTCGTGCTGTTCGCGCTCTCGGTCCCGCGCGTCGCCGATGCGGCGGGTGCGGGTGTCGCGACGACGACCATCCTCGATCTCTGGCTGCGCGGCTTCGCGCAGCGCATCGACCTCACGCCCGTCTCGGAGCGGCGGGCGCGCATCATCGTGGACCGCCTGTCCCGTGGACTGCTGGATCGGATCACGACGGAGGCGATCGTCTGGCAGGGAAACGGCTCGCGCACTCTCCTGCGCGAGCTGACCCGGACGGCCGTGGCCGCCGTCGAATCCGACGTGGACCCGCTTGAGGCGATCCGATCGGCCCCCGCGCAGGGTGGTCTCTCCGCGGCGACCGACGCGCACATACGTGAGCTGGACGTGGACCGAATGCGCACGCTCGTCCTCATCGATCGCGCGCCGGGTCTCCCCTACGGCGACGCCGTACGCTGCGTCGGACGATCCTCGCTCGACGGCCTGCTCGCCAGCGGGTTCCTGACCGAGGACGGATCGGCCATGCGTCGTCTGCACGCCGTGACGCCTCTCGCCCGCGCGGCAGCGCGTCGATTGGGCGGGGAGTACGCGATCGCTCTCGCCGACCGCAGCGTCGCGGATCTCCTACCCCGCGCGGGAGAGCCGGTGGACGAAGCACTCGCCAATGCCGTCGCGTCTCAACTGTTCCTTCATCCGCACGCGGCAGCCGCGCTCGCCTCGGAGACCAGGGAAGAGGTGCTCGTCGGCGCGGCGCGCAGCGCCAACGATCACGAGGACTACGGAATCGCCGCGGCGTACGCTGCACTGGGGCTGGAGGGAGGTGACTCGGAACGGCTGCGGGTCGAGCACTTCTATGCGCGGACGATGCTCGCCGATGCCGTGAGCGCCCCGCGCTCGGTCGGCGGCCTGTCAGGTGCGGCTCGCGTCCGCGCGGCGATGCTCCGGACTCGCCTTGCGACCCGCAGCCGGCACGCGCCCGCGGAGGAACTCGAGCGAGCTCTCGCGGATACGATCGCCGGCGCAGAGAGCTCCGCCGGGGAGCACCTTGAGCATCAACTCCTCGAGGCGCAACGAGCGACCGCCGAGATGCGGTGGGAGGACGGGGTCCGCGCAGCCGAAGCAGTCATCACCGATGCGCCTGCAGAGGTCGGAGTCCGTGTCCGTGCCCTAATGACTCTCGTCGTGACCACGGCCATGCGCGGCGACGGCGGCGCGACGCGGCGCGAGCTGGAACGCGTCCGACTGGTCCTGGACACGGATCACGACGGGCCGGTCGACGGGATCGCCCGCGCCTCGCTTCTCTGCGGCGCTCTCATGGCCGCACAGATCGTGGGCGAGGACCCGTCACCCCTCGGGCCGCATATCGCCGAACTGAGACGACTGGCCGTGCGCACCGGTTGTCGGCGGCTCACCGCGCTCACCGGGCTCGCGACCTCGCTGGCCCTGGCGCTCGATGCCGACACCGACGCGGCGGTGACGGAACTGCGGATGGCGCGGCGTCGACTCCACCCGGCTCCGCAGGATCCACTGGTTCCCTTCCTGAAGCTGTGCATCGCGTATCTCCTGGCGTTGCGCGGTCGAGCCGACGTGGCGGAGGAGATCCTCGCCCGGATCGGCGCGGTGTGGGGCACGGCCTCGCCCGTTCTCGAGCAGTCCTTTGCGGCGACCGAGAGCGTGGTCTCCCTCGTGGCGGGGCGTACCAATCTGGCGCGCGACGCGGCACGACGCGCCCTCGAGCTCTCTAGCCGGCTCGACGCTCCACCCGTGCGTGTGAGAGACCTCTACCGCGCGATCGTGCTGGGAATCGAACCCGATCGGATGCGACACGAGATCACAGCTGCGGCGGCGGAGTCGGACGCCGCCATTGTCGAGAGTCTCGTTCTGCTCGCCCTCGGCTCCGACGAGGGGAACACCACGGACGCTCTCGAACTCCTGCGACGCACGGTCGCGTGGGCCGGCTCGACGCCGGGCTCCTCCGGGCCGACGACGGCGCCCGCAATGTCGAGCACGAAGAGGACCCTCGCCGTCCTGACCCGACGTGAGCGCGAGATCGCCCATCTGATCGACGAGGGGATGAGCAATCGCGAGATCGCGAGCCGGTTGTTCCTGTCGGTGCGAACGGTCGAGTCCCATATCTTCCAGGCGCGGCGGAAGATTGGTGCGCGCACGCGTCGCGAGCTCGGCCGTTTCGTCACGCGCGGGCTGTCGCCGCAGAACGATCGGTGGCGCGCGGCACCGACCGCCTAA
- a CDS encoding regulatory protein RecX: MTHEDDRGEADALAPVIPLFGARAADAARSREESVPRGSGPFFAPDSDGVRDASPFDASHDVDTDTEVDDAALAQAASDALLRKLRSRSLSEREARTFLAQRDLSRDAVEEIVTDFLRLSYLDDAALAEQLVHIGVSRKGEGRVAIAQAMARRGVPRDVADAALGAVGDDDAKRALEFARRKATSIGGRDDDAALRRLVGQLARRGYPSSVAMTAARQALAEARRPAARGPRFD; encoded by the coding sequence ATGACCCACGAGGACGACCGGGGCGAGGCGGATGCCCTCGCCCCGGTGATCCCGCTCTTCGGGGCACGCGCGGCGGACGCCGCGAGGTCCCGCGAGGAGTCGGTCCCGCGGGGGAGCGGTCCGTTCTTCGCCCCCGATTCCGACGGTGTGCGCGACGCCTCGCCGTTCGATGCGTCGCACGACGTCGACACCGATACCGAGGTGGATGACGCGGCCCTCGCGCAGGCGGCGTCCGATGCGCTCCTGCGCAAGCTCCGGTCGCGCTCGCTCTCCGAACGAGAAGCCCGCACGTTCCTCGCTCAGCGCGATCTGTCGCGCGACGCCGTCGAGGAGATCGTGACGGACTTCCTCCGCCTGTCGTATCTCGACGATGCGGCCCTGGCTGAACAGCTGGTGCACATCGGCGTCTCCCGGAAGGGTGAGGGGCGCGTCGCGATCGCGCAGGCCATGGCGCGCCGCGGCGTTCCGCGCGACGTCGCCGATGCCGCACTGGGTGCGGTGGGCGACGATGATGCCAAGCGTGCTCTCGAGTTCGCGCGGCGCAAAGCGACCTCGATCGGAGGGCGCGACGACGACGCCGCCCTGCGCAGGCTCGTCGGTCAGCTCGCTCGCCGAGGCTATCCCTCGTCGGTCGCGATGACCGCGGCGCGCCAGGCGCTCGCGGAGGCGCGTCGCCCGGCGGCCCGCGGCCCGCGCTTCGACTGA
- the recA gene encoding recombinase RecA, producing MPSPADREKALESALALIDRQFGKGSVMRLGSEDRAPVEIIPTGSIALDVALGVGGLPRGRIIEIYGPESSGKTTLTLHAIANAQRAGGIAAFIDAEHALDPDYAKKLGVDIDQLLVSQPDTGEQALEIADMLVRSGAIDLVVIDSVAALVPKAEIEGEMGDSHVGLQARLMSQALRKLTGGLNQTKTTAIFINQLREKIGVFFGSPETTAGGKALKFYASVRLDIRRIETLKDGTEAVGNRTRVKVVKNKMAPPFKQAEFDILFGTGISREGSLIDFGVDQGIVKKSGSWFTYDGEQLGQGKENARNFLRNNADVAAEIEQKIKTKLGIGPVVEVPVEDELAQRRPA from the coding sequence ATGCCCTCACCCGCAGACCGCGAGAAAGCCCTCGAATCGGCACTCGCCCTGATCGACCGGCAGTTCGGAAAGGGCTCGGTCATGCGACTGGGCAGCGAAGACCGCGCCCCGGTCGAGATCATCCCGACCGGTTCCATCGCGCTGGATGTCGCACTCGGCGTCGGCGGCCTGCCGCGCGGACGCATCATCGAGATCTACGGTCCGGAGTCCTCCGGTAAGACCACGCTGACCCTGCATGCGATCGCCAACGCGCAGCGTGCGGGCGGAATCGCCGCCTTCATCGACGCCGAGCACGCGCTCGACCCCGACTACGCCAAGAAGCTCGGCGTCGACATCGACCAGCTCCTGGTGTCGCAGCCCGACACGGGTGAGCAGGCGCTCGAGATCGCCGACATGCTGGTGCGCTCGGGCGCCATCGACCTCGTCGTCATCGACTCGGTCGCGGCCCTCGTGCCCAAGGCGGAGATCGAGGGCGAGATGGGCGACAGCCACGTCGGTCTGCAGGCGCGCCTCATGTCGCAGGCGTTGCGCAAGCTGACGGGTGGTCTGAACCAGACGAAGACGACCGCCATCTTCATCAACCAGCTCCGCGAGAAGATCGGTGTGTTCTTCGGTTCGCCGGAGACGACCGCGGGTGGAAAGGCGCTCAAGTTCTACGCGTCGGTTCGCCTCGACATCCGTCGTATCGAGACGCTGAAGGACGGCACGGAGGCGGTCGGTAACCGCACCCGCGTCAAGGTCGTGAAGAACAAGATGGCGCCGCCCTTCAAGCAGGCCGAGTTCGACATCCTGTTCGGTACCGGCATCTCCCGCGAGGGAAGCCTCATCGACTTCGGTGTCGATCAGGGCATCGTGAAGAAGTCTGGCTCCTGGTTCACCTACGACGGCGAGCAGTTGGGACAGGGCAAGGAGAACGCCCGCAACTTCCTGCGCAACAATGCCGACGTCGCCGCGGAGATCGAGCAGAAGATCAAGACCAAGCTCGGTATCGGCCCCGTCGTCGAGGTGCCCGTCGAAGACGAGCTGGCTCAGCGACGCCCGGCATGA
- a CDS encoding DUF3046 domain-containing protein, whose amino-acid sequence MRRSEFDRAVRDEFGSRGGYLVDDLVLAGAGDRTAAQALAAGESTRDVWLALCAEMDVPPNRRYGVGRLEPRR is encoded by the coding sequence ATGCGCCGCAGCGAATTCGATCGCGCCGTCCGGGACGAGTTCGGCTCGCGCGGCGGCTATCTGGTGGATGATCTGGTGCTCGCCGGTGCGGGCGATCGCACCGCGGCGCAGGCGTTGGCCGCGGGGGAGTCGACGCGCGACGTCTGGCTCGCCCTGTGCGCGGAGATGGATGTCCCGCCGAACCGGCGGTACGGAGTGGGGCGGCTCGAACCGCGTCGATAA
- a CDS encoding helix-turn-helix domain-containing protein, which translates to MILVRHEIGEVLRELRQQKGRTLRQVASRASVALGYLSEVERGQKEASSEILGAVAEALDVPISTIMREVSDRLSVLEGINSFPDVVPDELVAMASPELSLR; encoded by the coding sequence ATGATCCTGGTACGTCATGAGATCGGCGAAGTCCTTCGTGAGCTCCGTCAGCAGAAGGGCCGCACCCTTCGACAGGTCGCCAGTCGCGCGAGTGTCGCGCTGGGATACCTGAGCGAGGTCGAGCGCGGGCAGAAGGAAGCCTCGAGCGAGATCCTCGGCGCCGTCGCCGAGGCGCTGGATGTTCCCATCTCCACGATCATGCGCGAGGTCTCGGACCGGCTGTCGGTTCTGGAAGGCATCAACTCCTTCCCGGACGTGGTTCCGGACGAGCTGGTCGCGATGGCATCCCCCGAACTCTCGCTGCGCTGA
- a CDS encoding CinA family protein: MSAERFMDDSTLDEQTSIVGGRRTDAEHIVQRLGELGWTIGIAESLTGGEVCSQLVAVAGASKVVRGGIVAYATALKQSLLGVDPLVLELGGPVQAKVARQMAEGVREAVAVDGAGADVGVATTGIAGPTSSDGQPVGTVFVAVSTPLGTRVELLQLDGDREQIRQRTARRALRMVLEAL, encoded by the coding sequence ATGTCGGCTGAGCGCTTCATGGACGACAGCACGCTCGATGAGCAGACCTCGATCGTCGGCGGGCGACGTACGGACGCGGAGCACATCGTCCAGCGTCTCGGCGAGCTGGGCTGGACCATCGGCATCGCCGAATCGCTGACCGGCGGTGAGGTGTGCAGCCAGCTGGTCGCGGTCGCCGGTGCATCGAAGGTCGTGCGCGGCGGGATCGTCGCCTACGCCACCGCGCTCAAGCAGAGCCTGCTCGGCGTCGACCCGCTCGTGCTGGAGCTCGGGGGACCGGTTCAGGCGAAGGTGGCGCGTCAGATGGCCGAGGGCGTGCGGGAGGCGGTCGCGGTGGACGGCGCCGGTGCGGATGTCGGTGTCGCGACGACCGGGATCGCCGGGCCCACGTCCTCCGACGGGCAACCCGTCGGAACCGTGTTCGTGGCGGTGTCGACGCCGCTGGGCACGAGAGTCGAGTTGCTGCAGCTCGACGGCGACCGGGAGCAGATCCGTCAGCGCACCGCGCGGCGCGCGCTGCGGATGGTGCTCGAGGCGCTCTGA
- the pgsA gene encoding CDP-diacylglycerol--glycerol-3-phosphate 3-phosphatidyltransferase, translated as MAVPRQLPNAITIVRILCAPVFLWLLLADAGEGGAMRWAATVLFVVAIATDGIDGYLARRYEIVTDLGKLLDPIADKALTGCAFVGLSILGELPWWVTIVVLVREVGITVYRFAVVSDHVLAAAWMGKLKTVAQAIALSLALAPLAPLVGEWIHVVNTVTMWIAVILTIASGIDYVVSEVRGRRARRAGGAHVG; from the coding sequence GTGGCGGTTCCCCGACAGCTTCCCAACGCGATCACGATCGTGCGCATCCTGTGTGCGCCGGTCTTCCTCTGGCTTCTGCTGGCCGATGCCGGTGAGGGCGGTGCGATGCGATGGGCGGCGACTGTGCTGTTCGTCGTGGCGATCGCCACGGACGGCATCGACGGCTACCTCGCCCGGCGCTACGAGATCGTCACAGACCTCGGCAAGCTTCTGGATCCGATCGCCGACAAGGCGCTCACCGGATGCGCCTTCGTGGGCCTGTCGATTCTCGGCGAGCTGCCGTGGTGGGTGACCATCGTGGTGCTGGTTCGCGAGGTCGGCATCACCGTGTACCGGTTCGCGGTCGTCAGCGACCACGTCCTCGCTGCGGCCTGGATGGGAAAGCTCAAGACGGTGGCTCAGGCCATCGCGCTCTCGCTCGCGCTCGCGCCGCTGGCTCCGCTGGTCGGGGAATGGATCCACGTCGTGAACACGGTCACCATGTGGATCGCCGTCATCCTCACGATCGCCAGCGGAATCGACTACGTGGTCAGCGAGGTGCGGGGGCGCCGAGCACGTCGTGCGGGGGGCGCCCATGTCGGCTGA